ctttacaatctccaatctagtctaggtggcatctcctgctaaggatataatccacgtGTGTGCACttcactcttgtatgtcaccctgtgttcttccctcttctgaaaatacgtgttcaccagagccatttccattctctttgcaaaatctacaaccatctgaccttccgcatttctgtctttcacaccatacatacccagcacctcttcatcccctctatTCCCTTCACCAaaatgtccattgaagtctgcaccaatcaccaatatctcctctctagggacaccatctacaaCTTCAttcatcttactccaaaattcctctttctcctctaactgacaaccaacctgtggttcataatgaactgaccacattcaaaattacaccatcaacctccaacttcaggctcatggtcctgtctgacactctctttacatccagaacacttcaGAAGCtattcctttaggattatccctactccatttctcttcctctctacactatgatagaacagtttgaatccacctccaatgttcctgcccttgcttcctttccatctggtctcctggacacagaATACCTACCTTCCTTCTTTatatcatgtctgcaagctctctgtcATTGTTCCTATGATCAGAGTCcttactctaacctccacactcctgcatttccttctctctcgctgccttctaacccaccttcctcctctcctctttgatggtcttcgacctacagtagtccaatttccaccggcaccctgctggtcaacagcaccggaggcggtcgttgttaacccggcagttaacagcaccggaggcggtcgttgttagcctcgaccgatccggtatgtcaatcatatttgtgatcctcatgatagttttggcacaagttttacgctggatgcccttcctgacgcaaccctcaccatttatctaggcttgggaccggcaccagaagtacacaaagtacacccctaatggctacTTTGCCACAATGCTCTtaaaacaaatcattaaacaaCAATAAAGTAGTTTAGTATAGGATAGCATTTCCTTTGATTCCTTTAAATGTGAGGAATCTTGCAGATGGAGGAATCGATATTGTTTCACTTAGCATTGACAGCTTCAATAAATTGGACAGCATTGCAGAGTAGTTTGTGGACTCTGACCAGGCCAAACCCATCAGTAAGACCAATTGTCTTTTAGGCTTGGGCCACCACTCATTGTTTCCTTTGGTGCtatgtaatatttaattttagcagagtatgttgttttaaaactgtctgtgtctttctgtatgccctgtgatggactggcgacctgtccagagtgtatcctgccttccgcccgttgaccgctgggataggctccagcacccccctgcgaccctgagggagaagtggctagaaaatggatggatgttgagTTCTGATTCAACTAAATGTAGCCTGCATATTGTTCTACATAACTGTTCCTGCTGCTTTCTGGTCATCCCTCAGCCTCTTTGAATGACTGTTGGCTTCTCTCTTACATTCCTTATCTTTAATCCGAAAGCATGATGGAAAGTCTAGGtccagaatatatatatatatatatatatatatatatatacacactgctcaaaaaaataaagggaacactcaaataacacatcctagaactgaatgaatgaaatattctcattgaatactttgttctgtacaaagttgaatgtgctgacaacaaaatcacctaaaaatcatcaatggaaatcaaatttattaaccaatggaggcctggatttggagtcacacacaaaattaaagtggaaaaacacacgacaggctgatccaacttagatgtgatgtccttaaaacaagtcaaaatgaggctcagtattgtgtgtggtggcttacacgtgcctgtatgacctccctacaacgcctgggcatgctcctgatgaggtggcggatggtctcctgagggatctcctcccagacctggactacagCATCCGCCacctcctggacagtctgtggtgcaacgtggcgttggtggatggagcgagacatgaggtcccagatgtgctcaatcggattcaggtctggggaacggacgggccagtccatagcttcaatgccttcatcttgcaggaactgctgacacactccagccacatgaggtctagcattgtcctgcattaggaggaacccagggccaaccgcaccagcatatggtctcacaaggggtctgaggatctcatctcggtacctaatggcagtcaggctacctctggcgagcacatggagggctgagcagccttccaaagaaatgccaccccacaccattactgactcaCTGCCagaccggtcatgctgaaggatgttgcaggcagtagatcgctctccacggcgtctccagactctgtcatgtctgtcacgtgctcagtgtgaacctgctttcatctgtgaagatcacagggcgccagtggcgaatttgccaatcctggtgttctctggcaaatgccaagcgtcctgcacggtgttgggctgtgagcacaacccccatctgtggacgtcgggccctcataccatcctcatggagtcggtttctaaccgtttgtgcagacacatgcacatttgtggcctgctggaggtcattttgcagggctctggcagtgctcctcctgttcctccttgcacaaaagcggaggtagcggtcctgctgctgggttgttgccctcctacggcctcctccacatctcctggtgtactggcctgtctcctggtagtgcctccagcctctggacactacgctgacagacacagcaaaccttcttgccacagctcacattgatgtgccatcctggatgagctgcactacctgagccacttgtgtgggttgtagagtccgtctcctgctaccatgagagtgaaagcaccaccaacattcaaaagtgagcaaaacatcagccagaaagcagaaaggtactgagaagtggtctgtggtcccacctgcagaaccactcctttattgagtgtgtcttgctaatcgccagtaagttccacctgttgtctctttcatttgcacaacagcagtgaaattgattgtcagtgttgcttcctaagtggacagtttgatttcacagaagtttgatttacttggagttatattgtgttgtttaagtgttccctttatttttttgagcagtgtatatatatatatatatatatatttttttttttttttttttttttttttttccactgccaCTTTTCATTTGACTTAACTAGAGGAGCCAAGTTGGAACAAAATACTGCAgagttttctttactttctggaccagatttttatacattttggaaATTTTACAAGGTGCAAGATTGTATAGGTGTATATTGTGTAGgtgtatattattaatataaagttGTTTAAAATCTTGCTATAGCTCTGTAGCTTTTTCCATTACTTCttaaatgttgttcttaaataATGTTGTTCTACAGTACTTTAGGAAGCTCCTTCACCTTCACCATGAATCCCAGCTTACATGTACTTTTGGGCTCCATGTGGATTTTAACTGGGCTGTGTACGTTTTATCTGGGCTTGGGCTTATAGTGGACTTTTTAAAGAGTCCCCAGTTGCAATATAGTCAAGAGCCCATGTTACAGTTGTGGTCCCCATTTGAGTAATATTTGTGGATCCCCAGTTAGATTTCAGTTGTGGGTCTCATTATGTCTTGCatgtaataattacatttatttttacatatagtTTATTTCAAACAATAATAGACTTATGTTCCTGGTGATTGTCATGTAAGGAAGGGCCTGCaaatgtgtctgtatgttttcttcatttctgtatgtatcttcattttttcccttttttctccatttttaccTTCGTTCTCTTTTCTTTCGCTTGTTCTCTTATTGTTCTTTTGGAAAAAGTTATTGGAAACCATTTACATAATTAAACTTAAATGAAcgatcatgtacctgcatggtccctttatttctaacagtgtatatcAAGATCATGATCAGGACCACACAGTGCAGCAGTGATGTTTATCTCACTCTTACTGAAAATGCAGATCATTTATAATagctcttttaaaataaatggcacAGTTAGAAAAAGGACAATCATTATTTACTCTTATTAACGTAAACAGTTTTAGGTCAACACCAGATGCTTGTAGCTGACCTAGAGAACATCCATTTGTTTAAGGCAATAATACGaagttcattttgttttttattttatttattgaaagtcATCGTTCTCCGACTAGACCTTTAGATTTCTCATCATCCTAGTGCATTTAAAGGTAGAGGGTGGCTGGCATCGACAATTATCAATGAAACATGTACATGTGACATGTATCATTTATTATGTCCTGTTTGCCTCTATTGCATCTTCATGGTAGTACATTGTTATTTTCCTCAGTCACAACTATATGATTATACAAAATGGCCAGGCTTCTTAATCACCAGGATATATGAAGTGCAAAAAATTCAGGAGCATGATAATGTGCAAGTTATATGTATTCAGTGAGGTCAGCATTTAGCCTTCTGTAAAGCCATATTTTACAACTGTATGCTGATTACAGCATGCCAGATGTAGCATATATCATTTGTGTACAAGCACCAGCAAACTAGATTCAGCATATGGATATATGATCATCTCTGTTTGGTGCTACGAATTGATCCCAGGCATAATAGTTGAAAATTAAACATGCTTTGGAAACAAATTTAGCCTTGAAGATGgatatgcaaatattttacaagTTAAAACATACTTCACTGATGCTCTGAACCATGGGTAGAAAATGGCATATATTAGTGGATTAAAGGATGAGGTCATGTATATTAGCCAGCTAAAAACAGTCCACACCATTGATGAAGAGGTCAGGTTATTATCTGTCAGAGAACCTATATAATAAGGTATATAAGAAGCAAGATAAACAAATACTGTAATGCTTAATGTCTTTGCTGCTTTGGTTTCCGAAACATTTGAGGATTGAGCTCCATGTTTGTTTGAGGCACGGGTCATCACAGCTTTAACTGCTTTAGCTTGACGTTGTGCCACTTTACAAATGATTGAATATAAAACCAGTATGACAGAGCAGGGGGCTAGAAACCAAACTACAAGATCAACAATCACCCAGTAATATTTAACATAGATCACACACTCTCCATAGCATGTAGTGAATATCTCAGATGAAAGTAAATGGTCATGAGAGTATAAATAGATTAAAATGTACAACAGAAAAAATGACCAACCTATTATGATCAACAACACAGTTTTACAAACTGTGATTTTCATAGAATAAAGCAGAGGGTCAGTGACAGCAATGTACCGATCAACTGCAATGAGAACCAGGCTACAGAGTGACCCTGATATTGACATAAAACTGACCACTAAAGACACAGTGCATGCCATTTCTCCAAGATACCAACAGGAATCTAATAATTGCATGATATTCACAGGCATAACAAACATTCCCATGAAAAGATCCGccacagccagagagaggatgagcagGTTGGTGGGAGTGTGGAGCTGCTtgaagtgagagatggagatgatcaCCAGCAGGTTCAGAAACACGgtgaacacagaaacacatgagagaaaaaagaacagaaatataTAAGCAGGACCTGTTCGCACCTCCTTCCTGCAAGAAGAGTTCATATAAGGAAAGCAGTACTGAACTGTGATGTTTTGACTATAGTGTTTGCTCTCCATCTCAGTCAGACACCAGTCTGCCAACTGAAACTGATCCAGTCGTGTTGTTCAGTGGTACTGAACTGGGAGTTGTGTATTTTGGTCATGTCTCTTTATACATTACTATGAATCCTCACGCTGACACATGAGTGGCTGACTTGTCTCTGACGTCAGGCTCTCAGGTATTCAGTGTTACATTACATCATTACTTACAGCagcaaacatgcaaaaatatataataataataacaacattaaaacattctAGGTGTGAGCAATGGAGCTGTTTACTGCAGTGTACTATGGGTAATTTCCTGGTTAGTCATTTAGTCATACAGTGTAGAAAAAGAGGAATATAATTACAGAGTGCATAACCACTTTATATGAGCACGCAATGTTTTCTGACTTGGCATAAATAAATAGGAACAACAAAATAGGTattcataagcataaacaaagatGAGTTTAAACCAGGAATTTAAGACATTAGGACTTTATTTCTAATACAGTTTTGCCCATTTCAACTTTGTGGTTCAATTTTGATGagttttttcctcctcaaaTTCAGTTTCTTGGTTGATGAATTAAATTCTCTGCTAATATCTCTCTGTAAGTCACTCCATTCATGATGTTGTATAATTCCCCCATACCAGAGGCGCCCAGTCCTGGCCCTGGACACCTACctccctggagagttcagatccagcaTAGCTAGATCCCTAGTGACTTGAGTACCTGCACTTGGAGATAAACTctacagggtggtagatctccaggccCAGCATTGAGCACCCCTGCCCCAAGGCATTTGCTGCTATGCATCCTAACATGCTGcaactttcatatttcactgtGGGTCTGGTGTTCTTGGGCTCATACATTTAACCTTGAGTTGAATTATAGTCAAACACATTTGTTTCATCTGAACACATTGAATTTTTGCAAAAGAGTTCAGATTCGTCCAAGTTATTGTGTGGAAATTGTAGATGTTTATTTCTGTCCTACTTTTCACAGGTCATATTGTTAGAAAAGAAATATTGTTGTTCATGGCCAAGCTCCCTCTTACCTAAATGAACTGCTAATATCACAGATACATTTACGAGCCCTTCGCTCTGTTTATCTCCACCATCTTCTTCCATCCAGAACAAAACTCATTACCATGGGTGACCGTGCCTTTTGTTCCTCAGCTCCAGGCCTTTGGAACGCCCTGCCTGACCATCTGACGAAGCCTCAGACAActgattgttttaaaaaaggacTAAAGACATATGTTTTTAGGACATATGGACAACAAAGTATcatattttattagtattatttgattattatctTTCAATCAATGTTTTATACTGTGCGCCCTTTGAgatttactataaatgaaaagtgcattataaatccaatgtattattattattattattattattattataaaagcCAAGCAGATGGAACTAATTCATAGGAGAATTTTCACTTTCTGGACTAAAATTTTCATCTGGAAATTTTGATGGAAAACTTTCAATGAATGTCTATTTCTTATTCTATGAACATTGCACTTGCATATTTATGAAACAAATGTATTGATGTCAATGTTTAAGATCTTTGCTGTGGCTctgttgctttttcttttcaagTGTTCTTCAAAAGTGCTGTCCTTAAGTACTATAGGAGGTGCCTTCATCATTGCCATGTTTCCCATTTAAATGTCCACGTAGGCTTCATTTAGGTTTTATCTGGGCTGTGTGGGTTTCAACTGGGCATAGATTTGTGGTGGACTTTTCAACAGGTCCTTGTTTGCATTATAGCCAGAGGCCCCAGTGTTGTAGCCCTACTACACTGGGGTCTTTTTTGGTCTAGgtatcttcagagctaagtcatcAGGAGCAATATgttcctggtagggtctcccaggacgaacaggtctggagtgaaaaCCCAGACTGCCTTTATCCGAAAACCTTCCATGACAAATGGTCATGGACAATCGCGTACCCTGCCCAGGAGAGCGTCACCGGGAGCTACCTCTGGAGCCAGGCCGGGGAGTAGCGTCCCTCATCAAGGACCTGGTGGCCAGacagcccacgtaacccggccgggctcagcccaaaGAGGCAATGTGGagagaccatgtgggcccaccacctgcaaggtccagcatggggcagcggtgcagtgctgtataggcagtgggagatgaCAGAGAGGTCCTTGGCAGCCTAGGCCTTTGCAACAGAAACTGGATTTTTAATAATGCAGGTAACATTTGTCATGTTTGTGGTCATTTTGAGACCATACTACTAAGAGGTTTTTGTCGTTATTATTTATCAACAAACATGCTTGCATGAAGTGTGTGAAGAAATATACACTAAACAGAACCAGGCATATCACAATTACACAGGCCTAATTTTTTACTTCAAATGAGTTCTGTGTTCTCCTGCATGTGGGGGTCTTTTGGCTTGTGAGAGTTATATGCAAGTTCTCAAGGACAGAGAGCCAGATGTACATATGATTATAAGTGAGGCATGAAATGTGCCTTGATGTGAATGCAATATGAAATGGCAGCAGCTTATCATGTGAATTGTGCATAGCCCCACCGTTTTACTGCTCACTGGTTAGGCAAAggagtttaaaagtttttttttaattcctccATCTACATGACCAATAAACTTTGTGATTAGGCTCATGCACCAGCATCATAACATGCAAGTAGAATCATCCAAAAGGCTTAGTACATCAGGTGCATTGTGTTTATCATGGCTTCATCATGTTTATCAAAGCGAgcttcataaagacatggattgatgattttatgaagatatttgaagtcatccacatTTATGACCTCTATTcttcaaaaaagaaaagtgaccATCTTCActtttccacctgcctccctctcattcacacacatgtattccatcttgtctctactgaccttcattcctctcctctacagtgcaaacctccacctctccagattatcttccacctgctctctactctcaccacagattacaatgtcatctgcaaacatcatggtccatggagcctcctgtctgacctcatctgtcaacctgtccatcaccattgcaaacaagaaggagctcaaagctgatccctgatgtaaccctaccttcaccttgaaaccatttgtcactccaactgcacacctcaccactgtctcactatcctcatacatgtcctgcaccaccctaacatacttttcagctacacctgagttcctcatacagtaccacagttcctgtcttggcatcCTATCATAAGCCTTCTCttgatccacaaagacacaatgtagctccttctgaccttctctgtacttctctaccaacactctcaatgcaaaaattgcatctgtggtactctttctgggcatgaaaccaaactgctactcactgatctgaacctttcaccttagccttgcttcaacaactctttcccataccttcatggtgtggctcatcaactttatacctctttaactacagctctgcacatcaccctaattcttaaaaatggggaccagtacactgcttctccactcatcaggcatcctctcactctccaggattttgttaaacaacctggttaaaaagtccactgccttctctcctaaacatctccatacctccacaggtatgtcatctggaccaactgcctttccattcttcatcctttttaaagctgccctcacttccaccttactaattctctgcacttcctgatccactatctctcccccgttgtcctcctctctctctcgttttcctcattcattagttcttcaaagtagtccttccatctactcaacactctctgttcactcactagtacatttccctctctatcctttatcagcctaacctgctgtacatcctttccagctctatctctttGTTTAgtcaaacgatacaagtcctttactccttctttactgtccagcctctcatacagctcatcataggcctgagcctttgcttttgccaccattcttttcactatgcgactagcctcatggtactcctgcctacttccttcat
The DNA window shown above is from Pygocentrus nattereri isolate fPygNat1 chromosome 18, fPygNat1.pri, whole genome shotgun sequence and carries:
- the LOC119266007 gene encoding trace amine-associated receptor 13c-like, translating into MLGCIAANALGQGCSMLGLEIYHPVEFISKCRKEVRTGPAYIFLFFFLSCVSVFTVFLNLLVIISISHFKQLHTPTNLLILSLAVADLFMGMFVMPVNIMQLLDSCWYLGEMACTVSLVVSFMSISGSLCSLVLIAVDRYIAVTDPLLYSMKITVCKTVLLIIIGWSFFLLYILIYLYSHDHLLSSEIFTTCYGECVIYVKYYWVIVDLVVWFLAPCSVILVLYSIICKVAQRQAKAVKAVMTRSLTDNNLTSSSMVWTVFSWLIYMTSSFNPLIYAIFYPWFRASVKYVLTCKIFAYPSSRLNLFPKHV